From Sediminibacterium sp. TEGAF015, a single genomic window includes:
- a CDS encoding zinc dependent phospholipase C family protein, which translates to MKGIQKCGVVGLMLVLLTGLSSWGFLVHRTIHQLAIYQLPSEMSGFFHSNMSKLVYDAPRADTRRNTDSTEAPKHFMDLEPYKVKTAFQLPDNFNKAIQRYSWDSLKQYGYVPYQIIVMKDKLTEAFKIQNKDSILFYAADLGHYIGDANVPLHTTINYDGQLTNQVGLHSLWESMIPELEMETYNLFSGHKARYLRNPMREVQRAMQRAHDLLPDMLEKEKNLTLAFTDSTKYRYQMRNGKQSRSYTSTFAKAYASQLKPTINQQLLHSAALIADFWYTAWVDAGKPDLSNLFKNSTEKQATFASEMEAYKSNRLITDNLLEAKKK; encoded by the coding sequence ATGAAGGGTATACAGAAGTGTGGGGTAGTTGGATTGATGCTTGTACTTTTAACTGGATTGTCAAGCTGGGGGTTTCTTGTTCACCGTACCATACATCAATTGGCTATTTATCAGTTGCCATCGGAAATGAGCGGATTTTTTCACAGCAATATGTCCAAACTGGTATACGATGCCCCCAGAGCAGATACCCGTAGAAACACCGATAGTACGGAAGCACCCAAACATTTCATGGACCTGGAACCCTACAAAGTTAAAACTGCGTTTCAGTTGCCTGACAATTTCAACAAAGCCATTCAGCGTTACAGCTGGGATAGCTTAAAACAATACGGCTATGTTCCCTATCAGATTATTGTGATGAAAGACAAGCTTACAGAGGCTTTTAAAATCCAAAATAAAGACTCTATTCTTTTTTATGCAGCAGACCTGGGGCACTATATAGGGGATGCCAATGTGCCTTTACATACCACCATTAACTATGATGGACAATTAACCAATCAGGTTGGCTTGCACAGTTTGTGGGAGTCGATGATTCCTGAGCTGGAGATGGAAACTTATAATTTGTTTAGCGGTCATAAAGCCCGGTATTTGCGCAACCCTATGCGCGAGGTTCAGAGAGCCATGCAGCGTGCGCACGATTTATTGCCGGATATGCTCGAAAAGGAAAAAAATCTAACCCTTGCTTTTACGGACTCTACCAAGTATCGTTACCAAATGCGCAATGGGAAACAATCCCGCTCTTATACCAGTACTTTCGCTAAAGCATATGCCAGCCAATTAAAACCAACCATTAATCAGCAACTGCTACATTCTGCAGCATTGATTGCCGATTTCTGGTATACTGCATGGGTAGATGCGGGAAAACCGGATTTGAGTAATTTGTTTAAGAACAGTACGGAAAAACAAGCAACATTTGCCTCAGAAATGGAAGCATACAAAAGCAACCGTTTGATTACCGACAATTTGTTAGAGGCAAAGAAAAAATAG